The proteins below are encoded in one region of Bremerella sp. P1:
- a CDS encoding YCF48-related protein gives MNGLIPNAGRFLTCALLWTSLTMLASSVQAEVPGTWYLDAQLNDVTFVDDRHGIAVGDHGAIWQTDDGGREWRQIPSGTDAHLASVYFTDAQHGWAVGGHQQPYSTQTRGVVLATSDGGMTWKTMPEQSLPKLTGVRFEDTRHGWAVGHGSHMFPTGLFETTDGGRSWRSLPGTQNTRFQKFAVLTGGELLLAGVKGNLSLADRGGIRKPTILVDPLRDMQDIVVAGAKDATAVGEGGLILNSTNAGTSWEVIAPGQLQQTDRQVDFYAVERLGKHVWIAGDPGSFVLHSADGGQSFQTQKLPTTATIRAIFFRSETTGWAVGSLGTILHTQDSGQTWKVQRQGGQRLALLGIFHDASIIPYELVSYHAGSQGYLTGMEVINRPMPQTGKPRLPLDDALLHSGANVGHTAWQFPAYDAKLKLTGDQMAKTWDAANDGQGLAAAESYLVQRIRQWKPTVVLTDYADPTGKDPLAYMVNQLVLRAVEKAGDADSFPQHQSELGLAPWTVARVCSVVPEGQNGSITLNATQISPQLAMSLSEHAGVSRGIATGQLIETPSTLEMKVLRSSGLIEGRLSDIFTGLSVPAGKGARRPPQQMSLVDLAQLQRAAQKRRNMFEMINHAVQDEQRGALLLGQMLKLSEDLPPARSVEVLSHLAEKANESGNLSLAADMHHQIVSTYPSHVLAERSAAWLLAYYASSEMQFLNRSSVEFATPTAPTETPEEETDEQSGVATVSFDDPNNYRRPTKSPERAAKLIAQLNQTMPQVLADPSLAFLLERLHSEQGHSRQGESYIRRLLNLGQENPWCRRAQWELVLGRGNSRVDAPVVAANYEESKPVLDGRLNDRIWQTGKPVDFQAGTLSPESGAPPAAMIVGFDEDYLYLAIRCMKSKNFRYEAPGQRARERDADLQTSDRVHIYLDLDRDYATSYCLSVDYRGRTADSLVGNLAWNPNWYVAADQDATTWTIEAAIPFKELSGQMLQPGDTWGMAVQRVMVSEGTEAWPSSALYEMGPSEFGLLQFQ, from the coding sequence ATGAACGGACTCATTCCAAACGCCGGTCGATTTCTCACGTGCGCGCTGCTGTGGACCTCTCTGACGATGCTAGCGTCGTCGGTCCAGGCCGAGGTGCCAGGCACCTGGTATTTGGATGCGCAGCTGAACGACGTGACCTTCGTGGATGACCGGCATGGCATCGCGGTGGGCGATCATGGTGCCATCTGGCAAACCGATGACGGCGGACGCGAGTGGCGACAGATTCCCTCGGGCACCGATGCGCATCTCGCGAGCGTCTATTTCACCGACGCTCAGCACGGCTGGGCGGTTGGTGGTCATCAGCAACCCTACAGCACTCAAACGCGTGGTGTTGTTCTGGCGACCAGCGATGGCGGGATGACCTGGAAGACGATGCCGGAGCAGTCGCTGCCGAAACTGACCGGTGTACGCTTTGAAGATACCCGGCACGGCTGGGCCGTGGGGCATGGTTCGCACATGTTTCCAACCGGACTGTTTGAAACGACCGATGGCGGTCGCAGTTGGCGAAGCTTGCCAGGCACCCAGAACACACGCTTTCAAAAGTTTGCAGTACTAACCGGTGGCGAACTGTTATTGGCCGGTGTGAAGGGTAATCTTTCACTGGCCGATCGCGGCGGAATTCGCAAGCCGACGATTCTCGTCGACCCACTCAGGGACATGCAGGATATCGTCGTGGCCGGTGCCAAGGACGCGACGGCTGTCGGTGAAGGTGGCCTCATCCTCAATTCGACCAACGCCGGGACTTCCTGGGAAGTCATCGCGCCGGGACAACTCCAGCAAACCGATCGACAGGTCGACTTCTACGCGGTCGAACGTCTGGGCAAGCACGTCTGGATTGCCGGCGACCCTGGTAGTTTCGTGCTGCACTCGGCCGACGGCGGGCAATCATTCCAAACACAAAAGTTACCCACCACAGCGACTATTCGAGCCATCTTCTTTCGCAGTGAAACGACTGGCTGGGCTGTTGGCTCGCTGGGAACGATTTTGCATACGCAAGATAGTGGGCAGACGTGGAAGGTACAGCGACAAGGTGGCCAACGCCTGGCACTGCTGGGAATCTTTCATGATGCCTCGATCATTCCATACGAACTGGTGAGTTACCACGCTGGTTCCCAGGGATATCTCACCGGCATGGAAGTGATCAACCGACCGATGCCGCAAACCGGTAAGCCTCGGCTACCACTGGACGATGCCCTGCTGCATAGCGGAGCAAATGTCGGGCACACGGCCTGGCAGTTCCCAGCCTACGACGCCAAGCTCAAGCTGACCGGTGATCAAATGGCCAAGACCTGGGACGCCGCCAACGACGGTCAGGGTCTTGCTGCTGCCGAAAGCTACCTGGTCCAACGCATTCGACAATGGAAGCCCACCGTCGTTTTGACCGACTACGCCGATCCAACCGGCAAAGATCCGCTGGCCTACATGGTGAACCAGTTGGTGCTTCGCGCCGTCGAGAAAGCGGGCGATGCCGATAGTTTCCCGCAGCACCAGTCCGAACTGGGACTCGCTCCGTGGACAGTTGCCAGGGTGTGTAGCGTCGTACCGGAAGGCCAGAACGGCTCGATCACGTTGAACGCGACGCAGATCTCTCCGCAGCTGGCGATGTCTCTGTCCGAGCACGCTGGCGTCTCGCGGGGGATCGCTACAGGCCAATTGATCGAAACGCCTTCGACATTAGAAATGAAAGTCTTGCGTTCGTCGGGGCTGATCGAAGGTCGCTTGAGCGATATCTTCACCGGCCTTTCCGTGCCAGCTGGCAAAGGAGCACGGCGACCACCGCAGCAAATGTCGCTGGTCGATCTGGCTCAGCTACAGCGAGCAGCACAGAAACGCCGCAACATGTTCGAGATGATCAATCACGCCGTCCAAGATGAGCAGCGCGGCGCGTTGCTCTTGGGGCAGATGCTCAAGCTATCGGAAGACTTGCCGCCGGCACGTAGCGTCGAAGTCCTTTCGCACCTGGCCGAGAAGGCCAATGAAAGCGGTAACCTGTCTCTAGCGGCTGACATGCATCACCAGATTGTCAGCACCTATCCATCGCACGTCCTGGCCGAGCGTTCCGCCGCTTGGCTATTGGCGTACTACGCAAGTAGCGAGATGCAGTTTCTGAATCGCAGCTCGGTGGAATTCGCCACTCCCACCGCACCCACGGAAACGCCAGAAGAAGAGACGGACGAGCAGAGTGGGGTCGCAACGGTATCGTTCGATGATCCCAACAACTACCGGCGTCCAACCAAGTCGCCTGAGCGTGCTGCCAAGTTGATTGCCCAGTTGAACCAGACGATGCCTCAAGTATTGGCTGACCCATCCTTAGCGTTCCTGTTGGAGCGTTTGCATTCCGAGCAAGGACACTCGCGTCAAGGCGAATCGTACATCCGACGTTTATTGAACTTGGGACAGGAAAACCCCTGGTGCCGTCGCGCCCAATGGGAACTTGTCCTCGGGCGAGGCAACAGCCGCGTCGATGCCCCGGTCGTGGCGGCCAACTATGAAGAGTCGAAGCCAGTACTCGATGGCCGATTGAATGACCGGATCTGGCAAACGGGCAAGCCGGTCGACTTCCAGGCAGGTACCTTGTCACCGGAATCGGGCGCGCCCCCAGCCGCAATGATCGTGGGCTTTGACGAGGACTATCTCTACCTGGCAATTCGGTGCATGAAGTCGAAGAACTTCCGCTACGAAGCCCCAGGGCAACGCGCACGCGAACGCGATGCCGATCTTCAGACAAGTGATCGCGTTCATATCTATCTCGATCTCGATCGCGACTACGCGACCTCGTATTGCTTGTCGGTCGACTATCGCGGTAGGACCGCCGATTCGCTGGTGGGCAACCTGGCATGGAACCCCAACTGGTATGTCGCCGCGGATCAGGATGCAACGACTTGGACCATCGAAGCGGCCATTCCTTTCAAGGAACTGTCAGGCCAGATGCTTCAGCCGGGCGATACCTGGGGAATGGCCGTCCAACGCGTGATGGTCAGCGAAGGAACCGAGGCGTGGCCTTCCAGTGCCCTCTATGAAATGGGACCGAGTGAGTTCGGTCTCTTGCAATTTCAATAA
- a CDS encoding aminotransferase class V-fold PLP-dependent enzyme, with the protein MATFDVESQLDVERIRADFPILHQVDEEQNPLVYLDNGASSQRPKSVIDCLSNVYEKHYANVHRGAHRLSGESTDLFEEARRAVQRFIGASSENEVIFTSGTTMGINLVARSWGDANVTAGDEILLTEMEHHSNLVPWHQLAERTGATIRAIPVTVDGQLDLNALPARLSERTKIVAFAAVSNVLGTINPVREITEAAHAVGAKVLVDAAQSVPHEAIDVVGWDADFVAFSGHKMLGPSGVGVLYGKQSLLEEMPPFLGGGSMIDVVEIDRFTPAMLPAKFEAGTPPIADAIAMKPAIEYLEQVCLARILQHEQSLAAYAHELLADVPGLKILGPDVSKKAGIVSFVIDGLAASDIATFLDGRGIAVREGHHCTLPLHKKLGISASVRASFYLYNTREEVEKLADAVRTTVEFFG; encoded by the coding sequence ATGGCTACTTTCGACGTGGAATCGCAATTGGATGTCGAACGCATCCGGGCCGATTTCCCCATTCTCCACCAGGTTGACGAAGAACAGAATCCCCTTGTTTACCTCGACAATGGTGCGAGTAGCCAGCGCCCGAAGTCGGTGATCGATTGCCTAAGTAACGTCTACGAAAAGCATTACGCCAATGTGCATCGTGGTGCCCATCGACTTAGTGGCGAGTCGACCGATCTATTTGAAGAGGCCCGGCGTGCCGTTCAGCGGTTCATCGGTGCGTCTTCCGAGAATGAGGTGATCTTCACCAGCGGAACCACCATGGGCATCAACCTGGTGGCGCGCAGCTGGGGGGACGCCAACGTCACCGCTGGCGACGAGATTCTGCTGACCGAGATGGAACATCACTCCAATCTCGTGCCGTGGCATCAACTTGCGGAGCGAACCGGGGCCACGATTCGTGCGATTCCGGTCACCGTGGATGGGCAGTTGGATCTCAATGCACTTCCCGCCCGTCTCTCTGAGCGAACCAAGATTGTCGCCTTTGCGGCCGTTTCCAATGTGCTGGGGACGATCAACCCGGTGCGCGAGATTACCGAGGCAGCCCATGCGGTGGGGGCCAAGGTATTGGTCGACGCGGCCCAGTCGGTGCCGCACGAAGCGATCGATGTCGTTGGCTGGGATGCCGATTTCGTGGCTTTCAGCGGTCACAAAATGTTAGGGCCATCTGGCGTGGGGGTACTTTACGGCAAACAGTCGCTATTGGAAGAGATGCCACCGTTTTTGGGTGGCGGCAGCATGATCGATGTGGTCGAGATTGATCGCTTCACGCCTGCGATGTTGCCAGCCAAGTTTGAAGCCGGTACGCCCCCAATCGCCGATGCGATTGCCATGAAACCGGCGATCGAATACCTGGAACAAGTTTGTTTGGCTCGTATCCTGCAACACGAACAATCGCTGGCCGCATACGCTCACGAGCTATTGGCCGATGTGCCGGGCCTGAAGATCTTAGGCCCGGATGTCAGTAAGAAGGCCGGCATTGTCAGCTTTGTCATCGATGGCCTGGCCGCGAGTGACATCGCGACGTTTCTGGATGGACGCGGGATTGCCGTTCGCGAGGGGCATCATTGCACCCTGCCGCTGCATAAGAAGCTGGGAATCAGCGCGAGCGTGCGAGCCAGTTTCTATCTGTACAACACGCGGGAAGAGGTCGAAAAGCTGGCGGATGCTGTACGGACGACGGTCGAGTTTTTCGGTTAA
- a CDS encoding twin-arginine translocation signal domain-containing protein, protein MSQKDYTRRDFHKLSAAALSGMMAAGTIGCGAKPDATGNGDASPEGEGTSTVAKHACRGLNECKGQGAKGTNECAGAGACATVEHHVCGGHNECKGQGGCGKTPGANDCKGQGGCHVPMSGGMWTKARELFEEQMKEKGLELKPAPEPAA, encoded by the coding sequence ATGTCTCAAAAAGATTACACCCGACGCGACTTTCACAAGCTTTCCGCTGCTGCCCTGAGTGGGATGATGGCGGCCGGCACGATCGGTTGTGGTGCGAAGCCCGATGCTACCGGTAACGGCGATGCTTCGCCCGAAGGCGAAGGCACTTCCACCGTCGCCAAGCATGCTTGTCGCGGATTGAACGAATGCAAAGGCCAAGGCGCCAAGGGCACCAACGAATGTGCTGGTGCCGGAGCGTGTGCGACCGTCGAACATCACGTATGTGGTGGCCACAACGAGTGCAAAGGCCAAGGCGGCTGCGGTAAGACGCCGGGGGCCAATGATTGCAAAGGGCAAGGTGGCTGCCATGTCCCGATGAGCGGCGGCATGTGGACCAAGGCCCGCGAGCTGTTCGAAGAGCAGATGAAAGAAAAGGGCCTCGAACTGAAGCCTGCTCCGGAACCGGCTGCCTAA
- the bufB gene encoding MNIO family bufferin maturase, which translates to MPQPRLGHENLGLGVGLRAPHFSYILEHWPKVDWFEIISENYIDSQGRPRYVLDQIAERYPVVMHGVSLSIGSTDPLDFDYLAKLKSLSQAIGARWISDHVCWTGVSGQNTHDLLPIPYNEESLKHVAQRVRQVQEFLERPLILEDPSSYVTFAASTMSEWEFLTALTEETGCGLLLDVNNVYVSAVNHDFDPVEYIENLPSESIVQFHLAGHTNMGDYCIDTHDGHVIDPVWKLYRLTHERTGGVSTLLEWDANIPDFPTLHAEVLKAKRFIQGETITVDEPVGNGHTAVPHPAHRIEHEVS; encoded by the coding sequence ATGCCTCAGCCACGGCTTGGCCACGAAAACCTGGGACTGGGGGTCGGACTGCGCGCCCCTCATTTCTCTTACATACTTGAGCACTGGCCGAAGGTCGACTGGTTCGAGATCATCTCGGAGAATTACATCGACTCGCAGGGACGCCCTCGGTATGTCCTTGATCAAATCGCCGAACGTTATCCGGTGGTGATGCACGGCGTATCGCTCTCGATCGGCAGCACCGATCCGCTCGACTTCGATTATCTTGCCAAACTGAAGTCGCTATCGCAGGCGATTGGTGCCCGATGGATCTCGGATCATGTCTGTTGGACCGGCGTGTCCGGGCAGAATACGCACGATCTGTTACCAATTCCGTACAACGAAGAGTCGCTCAAGCACGTTGCCCAGCGGGTACGCCAGGTGCAAGAGTTCCTTGAGCGTCCGCTGATCCTGGAAGATCCCAGCAGCTATGTCACCTTCGCCGCGTCAACGATGAGCGAGTGGGAATTCTTAACGGCTTTGACCGAAGAGACTGGCTGCGGGCTGCTGCTCGATGTGAATAACGTTTATGTTTCGGCCGTGAATCACGACTTTGATCCGGTCGAGTACATCGAGAATCTTCCGTCGGAGAGCATCGTTCAGTTTCACCTGGCGGGGCATACCAACATGGGTGACTACTGCATCGACACACACGACGGCCACGTGATCGATCCCGTGTGGAAGCTGTATCGCCTGACTCACGAGCGAACTGGAGGCGTATCGACGTTGTTGGAATGGGATGCCAACATTCCCGACTTTCCGACGCTGCATGCCGAGGTTCTCAAGGCGAAGCGGTTTATCCAAGGGGAAACGATTACCGTCGATGAACCTGTCGGCAACGGCCACACGGCTGTTCCGCACCCGGCGCATCGTATCGAGCACGAAGTGAGCTAG
- a CDS encoding HvfC/BufC N-terminal domain-containing protein → MTDSKQNLHDLPVLQKWMQSVITHVDGVVEGIHSPEAQQQIPVDASQIESVVTPSQRRTSTERLEVYAHAYYARLVECLKSIYPLFAKTVGDELFDQFAIAYLQQHPSRSYTLNRLGDQFPDFLEETSPTRGTDQLGFEDFLVELAVAERTIDAIFDGPGVEQTDVLSPSELEGISPDQFAEATFQMVPCLRLHSFAFPVSDFITAIKQDPQADMPEASPSWLALTRRDYVVRRVPLSRWQYHLLVRLAEGQSVSQAIAGAVVEVVPSEDITELLAAAFQKFTSEQFFLAIEVPSERRDG, encoded by the coding sequence ATGACCGACAGTAAACAGAATTTGCACGACTTGCCGGTGCTTCAAAAGTGGATGCAGTCGGTGATCACTCATGTGGACGGCGTGGTGGAAGGAATCCATTCGCCGGAGGCCCAGCAGCAGATCCCGGTAGACGCGTCCCAGATCGAGTCGGTCGTCACGCCCAGTCAGCGACGCACCAGCACCGAGCGACTGGAAGTGTACGCCCACGCTTACTATGCCAGGTTGGTCGAATGTTTGAAGTCGATCTATCCCCTGTTTGCCAAGACGGTTGGGGATGAACTATTCGATCAGTTCGCGATTGCCTACTTGCAACAGCATCCGTCACGATCTTACACGCTGAATCGGCTGGGAGATCAGTTTCCCGATTTCCTGGAAGAGACGAGCCCGACCCGCGGAACCGATCAGCTGGGATTCGAGGACTTCCTGGTCGAGTTGGCCGTTGCGGAACGCACCATTGATGCGATCTTCGACGGGCCTGGTGTCGAGCAGACGGACGTGCTCTCGCCGTCGGAGTTGGAAGGCATCTCGCCCGATCAGTTTGCCGAGGCTACGTTCCAGATGGTGCCCTGTCTGCGGCTGCACTCGTTTGCTTTCCCGGTGAGTGACTTCATCACCGCGATCAAGCAAGATCCCCAAGCTGATATGCCAGAAGCTTCACCCAGTTGGTTGGCTTTAACGCGGAGGGACTACGTCGTACGGAGGGTGCCACTTTCGCGCTGGCAGTATCATCTGCTGGTGCGGCTTGCCGAGGGGCAGAGTGTTTCCCAGGCGATCGCAGGAGCGGTCGTCGAAGTCGTTCCGTCAGAAGATATTACGGAATTGCTAGCGGCTGCTTTCCAGAAATTCACCAGCGAGCAGTTCTTTCTGGCAATTGAAGTCCCTTCGGAGCGAAGAGATGGATAG
- a CDS encoding DUF3419 family protein has translation MALVSWVRGRVFNFVHRNNLVYNTCWEDPRLDRVALEIQPHHNVMVITSAGCNALDYVLAGANHVYAVDMNPRQNALLDLKKAAIQNLEYEDFFSMFGKGQLLDFKDTYKSQLRGSLPEWSRSYWDRKIKYFRPRKKRSFYFRGTSGAFAKVVNMYVENVLRMRPLVLDLLDAKNLDEQKEIFEVIDRKLWTGPLKFAMSRDTTWSLVGVPRAQREHLEKQYSNGIVDFVQDNMRAVFAELPIQDNYFWRVYVTGQYTEQCCPEYLKPENFQKLKDGLVHKVSTHTDSVQHFLEKHDGHPIHRLVLLDHQDWLTDKLYFALENEWQAIANRMEGEEDARIIWRTGGLNTDFIDEVEITHNGQKKQVGELLTYNQPLADELHVKDRVHTYGAFRIADIAA, from the coding sequence ATGGCATTGGTTAGCTGGGTTCGAGGTCGTGTTTTTAACTTCGTTCACCGTAACAACTTAGTGTACAACACGTGCTGGGAAGACCCCCGTTTGGACCGGGTCGCCCTGGAGATTCAACCTCACCACAATGTGATGGTCATCACGTCGGCAGGTTGCAACGCGCTAGACTACGTTCTGGCCGGCGCAAACCACGTTTATGCCGTCGACATGAATCCACGGCAAAACGCCCTGTTGGATCTCAAGAAGGCGGCCATCCAGAACCTGGAGTATGAAGACTTCTTCTCCATGTTCGGCAAAGGGCAGCTGCTCGACTTCAAGGATACGTACAAGTCGCAGCTGCGTGGCTCGCTGCCGGAATGGTCTCGCAGCTATTGGGATCGGAAGATCAAGTACTTCCGCCCTCGCAAGAAACGCAGCTTCTATTTTCGCGGTACGTCCGGTGCGTTCGCCAAGGTGGTGAACATGTACGTCGAGAACGTCTTGCGGATGCGACCGCTGGTTCTCGACTTGCTCGATGCGAAGAACCTGGACGAGCAGAAAGAGATCTTTGAGGTCATCGACCGAAAGTTGTGGACCGGGCCGCTCAAGTTTGCCATGAGCCGCGACACGACCTGGAGCCTGGTCGGTGTGCCACGAGCCCAGCGCGAGCACTTGGAGAAGCAATACTCCAACGGCATCGTCGACTTCGTGCAGGACAACATGCGAGCCGTCTTCGCCGAGTTGCCAATCCAGGACAACTACTTCTGGCGCGTCTACGTCACCGGCCAGTACACCGAACAGTGTTGCCCCGAGTACCTCAAGCCTGAAAACTTCCAGAAGTTGAAGGACGGATTGGTACATAAGGTCAGCACGCATACCGACTCGGTACAGCACTTCCTCGAGAAGCACGACGGGCATCCAATTCATCGCCTGGTGCTGTTGGATCATCAAGACTGGCTGACCGACAAGCTCTACTTTGCCTTGGAAAACGAATGGCAGGCCATCGCCAACCGGATGGAAGGGGAAGAAGATGCCCGCATCATCTGGCGCACCGGCGGCTTGAACACGGACTTCATCGACGAAGTCGAGATCACTCATAACGGTCAAAAGAAGCAGGTTGGCGAACTGTTGACCTACAACCAGCCACTGGCCGACGAGCTTCACGTCAAGGATCGCGTGCATACCTACGGGGCGTTCCGAATCGCGGACATCGCTGCCTAA
- a CDS encoding class I SAM-dependent methyltransferase yields MSLASDLKVLYHLAVKPVKGDNHAERLDSFYSGQAGAYDDFRKRLLKGREEMYRSIDPPQDAVWVDMGGGTGSNLEFISDRIGQLKQGYVVDLASSLLKVCDDRIQERGWNNVKTVEADATTWTPDEGYADVVTFSYSLTMIPDWFAAIDNALRILKPGGTIGVVDFYVSRKFPDEALKRHSWFTRSFWPVWFASDNVFPSRDHVPYLQRHFETTKLEENRAKVPYLLWFKTPYYIFTGTKRES; encoded by the coding sequence ATGAGTCTGGCTTCGGACCTGAAAGTCTTGTATCACCTTGCCGTGAAGCCGGTGAAGGGTGACAACCACGCCGAGCGACTGGACAGCTTTTACAGCGGTCAGGCAGGCGCGTACGACGACTTTCGCAAACGCCTGCTCAAAGGGCGGGAAGAGATGTACCGCTCGATCGATCCGCCACAAGATGCCGTGTGGGTCGACATGGGAGGTGGAACTGGCTCGAATCTCGAGTTCATTTCCGATCGCATTGGCCAGCTGAAGCAGGGCTATGTGGTCGATCTGGCATCGTCTCTCTTGAAAGTCTGTGATGACCGCATCCAGGAACGCGGTTGGAACAATGTGAAGACGGTCGAAGCGGACGCCACGACCTGGACGCCTGACGAAGGGTACGCCGACGTCGTGACGTTTTCCTACTCGCTGACGATGATTCCGGATTGGTTCGCGGCAATCGACAACGCGCTGCGGATCTTGAAGCCAGGCGGAACGATCGGTGTAGTCGATTTCTACGTTTCGCGCAAGTTCCCGGATGAGGCTCTCAAGCGACATTCGTGGTTCACGCGAAGTTTCTGGCCGGTCTGGTTCGCGTCAGATAACGTCTTTCCTTCGCGGGATCACGTCCCCTATTTGCAGCGACACTTTGAAACCACCAAACTAGAAGAGAATCGCGCCAAGGTTCCTTACTTGTTGTGGTTCAAGACGCCGTACTACATCTTCACTGGTACGAAACGCGAGTCGTAG
- a CDS encoding phytoene desaturase family protein: MASGGGHYDCVVIGAGHNGLITAAYLAKSGKRVAVLERRHVLGGCSTSEELWPGFKVSTASYVVSLLLPEIIRDLKLKQNGLKILPRDPASFTPTDDGRYLLLGHDVASNTKEIAKFSQQDAQQYPKYNELLERIAAVVEPILMKTAPDPLPMPKDWRSIPLTKRLRDTSRLWSFYQTFGKLGGEIPEAIELLSGAARPILERWFESEPLRATLATDAIIGAFASISAPGTAYVLLHHVMGEAGGKRGVWGFVEGGMGGIAASLAKTCEEMGVTIVREAPVAKIHTSDSKIQGVELEDGTTYESKVVASSVDANLTFRKFLSPDQLPADFLRAISNIDYASASAKINLALAEPPQFTAYPESGLSPIHRGTMHISPTMDYIERAYDDAKYGRASEEPILEMTMPTSVDKTIAPEGKHILSIFVQYAPYNLRDANWDDIKESFADRCIAKIGQYAPNVPGAVMHRQVLSPLDLERVYGLTGGNIMQGAMNFNQLFAMRPIPGWADHRTPVKGLYLCGAASHPGGGVMGACGKNAAVEILRDY, from the coding sequence ATGGCATCTGGTGGCGGGCACTATGATTGCGTCGTAATCGGCGCTGGACACAACGGCTTAATTACCGCTGCGTATCTGGCCAAATCCGGTAAGAGAGTCGCCGTACTCGAACGTCGGCACGTGCTCGGGGGCTGCTCGACTAGTGAAGAACTTTGGCCCGGCTTCAAGGTCTCGACCGCCTCGTACGTCGTCAGCCTGCTGCTGCCGGAGATCATTCGTGACCTGAAGCTGAAACAAAACGGCCTGAAGATCCTGCCGCGTGACCCGGCTTCGTTCACCCCTACCGACGACGGTCGCTATTTGCTGCTGGGGCACGACGTCGCCAGTAACACGAAGGAAATCGCCAAGTTCAGCCAGCAAGACGCCCAGCAGTATCCGAAGTACAACGAGCTGCTGGAACGTATTGCCGCGGTCGTCGAACCGATCCTGATGAAGACGGCACCTGATCCGCTACCGATGCCCAAAGATTGGCGCAGCATTCCGCTTACCAAGCGACTTCGCGATACATCGCGACTGTGGAGCTTCTATCAAACGTTCGGCAAACTCGGCGGAGAAATCCCGGAAGCAATCGAGCTTCTCTCAGGCGCTGCCCGACCGATTCTGGAACGGTGGTTTGAAAGCGAACCGCTTCGAGCAACCCTGGCAACCGACGCCATCATCGGCGCGTTCGCATCGATCTCGGCACCCGGGACCGCTTACGTGCTGCTGCATCACGTGATGGGAGAAGCTGGCGGCAAACGGGGCGTGTGGGGGTTCGTCGAAGGAGGCATGGGCGGCATCGCCGCGTCGTTGGCCAAGACGTGCGAAGAGATGGGCGTGACGATCGTCCGCGAGGCACCGGTCGCGAAGATCCACACCAGCGACAGCAAGATCCAAGGGGTTGAGCTCGAAGATGGCACGACCTACGAATCCAAGGTGGTGGCTTCGAGCGTGGACGCGAACCTGACGTTCCGCAAGTTCCTTTCGCCGGATCAACTGCCGGCCGACTTCCTGCGGGCCATCTCGAATATCGACTATGCTTCCGCCTCCGCCAAGATCAACCTGGCACTAGCCGAGCCGCCGCAGTTTACGGCTTATCCAGAATCGGGTCTCAGTCCCATTCATCGCGGGACGATGCACATCTCGCCGACGATGGACTACATCGAACGCGCCTACGACGACGCCAAGTATGGTCGTGCGAGTGAAGAACCGATTCTGGAAATGACGATGCCCACATCGGTCGATAAAACCATTGCCCCGGAAGGGAAGCACATTCTGTCGATCTTCGTCCAGTACGCTCCTTATAACCTGCGCGACGCCAACTGGGACGACATCAAAGAATCGTTTGCCGATCGCTGCATCGCCAAAATTGGACAGTACGCCCCAAACGTGCCCGGCGCGGTCATGCATCGCCAAGTCCTTTCGCCACTGGATCTCGAACGCGTCTACGGGCTGACCGGCGGGAACATCATGCAAGGGGCAATGAACTTCAACCAGCTCTTCGCTATGCGGCCGATTCCAGGCTGGGCCGATCATCGCACGCCGGTGAAGGGGCTTTACCTTTGCGGAGCTGCCAGCCATCCCGGTGGTGGCGTGATGGGAGCATGCGGCAAGAACGCCGCCGTTGAGATCCTGCGTGACTACTAA